A region from the Bradyrhizobium sp. CCBAU 53340 genome encodes:
- a CDS encoding DUF2934 domain-containing protein, which yields MAFPTEEQIKNKAHELWEKAGRPEGRELEFWHQAERELQEQAERGAPENGSPDAI from the coding sequence ATGGCATTCCCGACCGAAGAGCAGATCAAAAACAAGGCCCACGAGCTCTGGGAGAAAGCAGGCAGGCCGGAAGGGCGCGAACTCGAATTCTGGCATCAAGCCGAACGCGAGCTGCAGGAGCAGGCAGAGCGCGGCGCTCCGGAAAATGGCTCGCCTGACGCGATTTAG
- a CDS encoding HAD-IA family hydrolase yields MFLFDLDMTLFDSSAIAQQRRFQMWDNVRQNMHLIRPFPAQGRAAPHELPALLRADGQRIGIVTSSPEWYATSVLQQFRIPYDVLVSYGNTQNHKPDPEPILEALRRVGVAATTETLYIGDDVGDIEASYHAGVTSVAVRWGPTSIFELSSSAPDVFMSKASTLLRREHSWPRLYWRSVSAAVLSLKSDDTHAKILGEAVGRAIATLDWAPDYVVPVPMKPSQQRNRFELLLNEAADHFDEDIELELKGLRVVKEIEGYKQMNSLERAEAIKGAFHSNFRWNNNKILLIDDVYTTGETTGECVRTLAASGAGEVRIMTLAKDQRVFARKTCPACGRSMKIRENHTTHFKFWGCSGYPHHCQNTENF; encoded by the coding sequence ATGTTCCTGTTTGACCTCGACATGACGCTTTTCGATAGCTCGGCCATTGCGCAGCAACGTCGCTTTCAGATGTGGGACAATGTCCGGCAGAATATGCATCTGATCCGGCCGTTCCCCGCGCAAGGCCGCGCGGCGCCTCATGAGCTTCCCGCCCTTCTCAGGGCGGACGGACAGAGGATCGGCATCGTCACCTCTTCGCCTGAATGGTACGCGACTTCAGTCCTCCAGCAATTCCGCATCCCTTACGACGTGCTGGTCAGCTACGGCAATACCCAGAACCACAAACCCGACCCCGAGCCGATCCTGGAAGCGCTACGTCGTGTCGGCGTGGCTGCGACGACGGAAACGCTCTACATCGGTGATGATGTCGGTGACATCGAAGCCAGTTACCATGCCGGGGTGACTTCTGTTGCGGTCCGATGGGGGCCTACGTCAATCTTCGAGCTTTCCTCCAGTGCACCGGACGTCTTCATGTCGAAGGCATCCACCTTGCTGAGACGCGAACATTCCTGGCCGCGGCTATATTGGCGAAGCGTGAGCGCAGCCGTGTTGTCGCTGAAGAGTGATGATACCCACGCCAAGATTCTCGGTGAGGCCGTAGGTCGAGCCATCGCAACCCTCGACTGGGCACCGGACTATGTTGTGCCGGTTCCGATGAAGCCTTCTCAACAGCGCAATCGCTTTGAATTGCTGCTCAATGAGGCAGCAGATCATTTCGATGAGGACATCGAACTGGAGCTGAAGGGCCTGCGTGTCGTCAAGGAAATCGAGGGCTACAAGCAGATGAATTCGCTGGAGCGCGCCGAAGCAATCAAAGGCGCTTTCCATTCTAATTTCAGATGGAACAATAACAAGATCTTGCTGATCGACGATGTCTACACGACCGGGGAGACCACCGGGGAATGTGTCCGGACACTCGCCGCCAGCGGCGCCGGCGAAGTCAGGATCATGACGCTGGCGAAGGACCAGCGGGTATTTGCTCGCAAGACCTGCCCCGCCTGCGGTCGCTCTATGAAAATCCGGGAGAATCACACAACCCATTTCAAATTCTGGGGCTGCTCGGGTTATCCTCACCACTGCCAAAACACTGAAAACTTCTAG